A region of Argentina anserina chromosome 5, drPotAnse1.1, whole genome shotgun sequence DNA encodes the following proteins:
- the LOC126795934 gene encoding transcription factor PIF7, with protein sequence MQQQQQHPSNPSITHLVPLSNYDVTHELKLENGHLAIHGLGGLVPTAPARTTWSNRACDTLESIVHQATCHQVPEANLSSMVAPSCGTRTDDYGQPMANGWIRKHTRSDSDYHGKNVSSTSTTSNVHEEPTEYHMHNETTLNTWTSFGSTKTKSNDDDFTCHEENQDVGGETTKDHESGRSRSRSRPRRIAAIHNQSERKRRDRINQKMKDLQRLVPNANKTDKASMLDEVIRYLELLQAQVQMMHSMRNNMQPHMNMMMPSGMQQQQQQQHLHQMSVLARMGMTPAVPGAIGMGMVNVGNMARMSPHQSVQQPLIHPTPASFLPPFMVPQMMPPNPEPATNCGSDSFADPYCAFLAQQQSMNMDLFNKMAAVFRQQVNHQSAGSSQSQSKH encoded by the exons atgcagcagcagcagcagcatccGAGCAACCCCAGCATCACTCATTTAGTCCCCTT GTCTAATTATGACGTTACTCATGAGCTCAAACTGGAAAATGGTCATTTGGCAATTCATGGGCTTGGTGGGCTTGTTCCCACTGCCCCGGCAAGGACCACCTGGAGCAATAGGGCTTGTGACACACTGGAATCAATCGTCCATCAAGCTACATGCCACCAAGTACCTGAAGCAAATTTAAGCTCAATGGTTGCACCCTCCTGTGGAACACGGACTGACGATTACGGCCAGCCAATGGCAAACGGTTGGATCAGGAAACATACCCGATCGGATTCCGACTATCATGGAAAAAATGTTAGTAGTACTAGTACTACTAGCAATGTTCATGAAGAACCAACCGAGTACCATATGCACAATGAAACAACTCTGAACACATGGACTTCTTTTGGATCGACTAAGACCAAAAGCAACGACGATGATTTCACTTGTCATGAG GAAAACCAGGATGTGGGTGGAGAGACCACAAAAGACCATGAATCAGGCCGTTCACGATCACGGTCACGACCACGGCGAATTGCTGCCATCCATAATCAGTCAGAGAGG AAACGAAGAGATCGAATCAatcagaaaatgaaagatCTACAGAGGTTGGTACCTAATGCCAATAAG ACCGATAAAGCTTCAATGCTTGACGAAGTGATCAGATACTTGGAATTACTTCAAGCACAAGTTCAAATGATGCATAGCATGAGAAATAATATGCAGCCTCACATGAATATGATGATGCCTTCAGGAATGCAGCAGCAACAGCAGCAACAGCATCTTCATCAAATGTCAGTCCTAGCGCGCATGGGAATGACTCCGGCTGTTCCTGGAGCGATAGGAATGGGAATGGTTAATGTAGGCAACATGGCAAGAATGTCTCCCCATCAATCTGTACAGCAGCCGCTCATTCATCCTACTCCTGCATCATTTCTTCCACCCTTTATGGTGCCTCAAATGATGCCACCAAACCCTGAACCTGCTACTAATTGTGGTTCAGACTCTTTTGCTGATCCATATTGTGCCTTCCTTGCACAA CAGCAATCAATGAATATGGACCTGTTCAACAAGATGGCAGCCGTGTTTCGTCAACAAGTCAATCATCAATCGGCAGGAAGCAGCCAATCACAGTCGAAAcattaa
- the LOC126793926 gene encoding remorin 4.2, with protein sequence MDYDSKESEFATAVAAAAFAIHSMEQAELQYHKERKKSLEITRTKTLADTTNGRPSSGAAARRLSNKGANTGVNWSLRISRLYLIGGASMKMPMGQDQRALDLQSVFPSRYPNHGNSTTARPSNPADGNQNRKGNSKGHGNAVETKADAWEKAEMKKIQNRYEKVKAAILAWENEKKMQVKIKMESRKREMEQRRARNMQHYQVKQERIDQIAGGARAQVEAKRRNEESKVREKAKRIRATGKVPVTCFCFTCY encoded by the exons ATGGATTATGATTCAAAAGAGAGTGAGTTTGCAACTGCAGTTGCAGCAGCTGCATTTGCCATTCACTCAATGGAACAAGCTGAACTGCAGTATCACaaagagaggaagaaaagCCTTGAAATCACAAGGACCAAAACTTTGGCAGATACCACGAATGGGAGGCCAAGTTCTGGGGCAGCAGCTCGGCGATTATCTAACAAAGGAGCAAATACTGGTG TGAACTGGTCTCTTAGAATAAGCAGATTGTATCTAATAGGTGGAGCTTCAATGAAAATGCCAATGGGGCAGGACCAAAGAGCATTGGATTTGCAGAGTGTTTTTCCATCTAGGTATCCGAATCATGGAAATTCTACAACTGCAAGGCCTTCAAATCCTGCAGACGGAAATCAAAACCGAAAGGGAAATTCAAAAGGACATGGTAATGCAGTGGAAACCAAAGCAGATGCTTGGGAGAAAGCTGAGATGAAGAAGATTCAGAATCG GTATGAAAAAGTGAAAGCTGCAATTCTTGCTTGGGAAAATGAGAAGAAGATGCAAGTGAAAATAAAGATGGAGAGTAGAAAG AGAGAAATGGAGCAAAGAAGAGCAAGAAACATGCAACACTACCAAGTTAAGCAAGAAAGGATTGACCAAATAGCAGGTGGAGCAAGGGCACAAGTGGAAGcgaaaagaagaaatgaagaatccAAGGTTAGAGAGAAGGCGAAAAGGATTAGAGCAACTGGCAAAGTTCCTGTTACATGCTTCTGCTTCACTTGTTACTAG
- the LOC126793927 gene encoding uncharacterized protein LOC126793927: MEITEEQRKRAEANRLAALAKRKALAESSSADPWSLFKCRKLSPDLKPTSIRRTRDASRPEISLADPVLENQMFRVRLEICSPDSFSATPVGIQGFAFPGQEECLRRLSDCLASVMPSHYTQNDGGGKAGVYKLSECKQVVRCLKSNKGIDVEEIPWTTFNVVKRFSESYITGISQGSGCRAGQNTCHRIRGGRCLIADEMGLGKTVQAALSQHYNAVVGS, from the exons atggaaatcacCGAAGAACAACGAAAGCGAGCCGAAGCGAATCGATTAGCAGCCCTAGCAAAACGCAAAGCCTTGGCCGAATCGTCCTCCGCCGACCCGTGGTCGCTTTTCAAGTGCCGGAAGCTCTCTCCGGACCTCAAACCCACCTCAATTCGCCGCACCCGCGATGCTTCAAGACCCGAAATTTCACTGGCCGACCCGGTTTTGGAGAACCAGATGTTCCGGGTCCGGCTCGAAATCTGCTCGCCGGACTCGTTCTCGGCCACCCCCGTCGGAATTCAAGGGTTCGCATTTCCGGGGCAGGAAGAGTGCTTAAGGAGATTGAGTGATTGCTTGGCTAGT GTGATGCCATCCCACTACACGCAGAATGACGGGGGTGGGAAGGCCGGTGTTTATAAGCTGAGTGAGTGCAAGCAAGTTGTGAGATGTTTGAAGAGCAACAAGGGTATTGATGTTGAAGAGATACCTTGGACTACTTTCAATGTTGTCAAGAGGTTCTCAGAGTCGTATATCACAGGTATATCACAGGGAAGTGGGTGCCGTGCAGGCCAGAACACTTGTCACAGGATAAG GGGTGGACGGTGTCTCATTGCAGACGAAATGGGTCTTGGAAAGACTGTACAG GCTGCATTGAGTCAGCATTATAATGCAGTTGTGGGGAGTTAG